The Lates calcarifer isolate ASB-BC8 unplaced genomic scaffold, TLL_Latcal_v3 _unitig_4233_quiver_1462, whole genome shotgun sequence genome includes the window ATGGTTGAATGTACAAAGAACTGGATCTAAACACTAGAGCCAGGACATCCTGTGTCCTGCTTCTAAACTGTCATCCTGGATTCATGTCCTGACTACCATGAGTCAGGATGAGTATGGACACACTAACAACTTTTAATACACTGTATGGGCTGTGAACTATATTAGTTTGAAATTATTTGAACCTGATATTTTAAAATAGTGACAGTTGCCACAAGTGGAGATTGACAGAAGATCTCAGACAGGCAACAAACATTTtgcaaaaaaactgaatattttgacGAATCAAATACTGTGCTAATGTGAAATGGTTGCAAATTACCATTCATTGGAGAGCTCACAGACAGAGTCCAGCCTACACTGCATGCAGTATGAGTAAGGCTCCTGGGTGTGTCTGACATTGTTACTTTTGGAGGATGGTGGAGAGtgctcctccccctccacccaaGCTGTGAAATGCCTGGCTTGTCTGAGGAATGACTGACCCTGGAGGGCCAAGGGTCCCAAACAAATGAGCTCCTATAAAACTCCCCTCCTTACACAGGGACAGGACACAATGCAGACAAGAGGCTGCCAAAAGCAGCCTTCATGGTAATTTCACTCCACTATTTTACAGTGCTCTTCCATGGGTTTCACTGCTCCGTGTTGGAGCCAGTCACCTTCATGTGTAGTGTGAGGCATTCATCATATCAGCAGCTGACACATCCAAATATGTCAGTACACTTTCCTTcttcacaacaaacacaagtgaGCATCTGATGATGACAGTTATTCTGTATAAAAATGTTAGCAAATCGTGTTAAATGATATTAAAGCTGTTGCTGTTTCTTACATTTAGTTCAGCACTGAGGCTCTGCATAAATATGTTACACCTGGCAGAGTGCTTGTGCTTGTttggaaattaaataaaagctgCATCGTCGAATATGTAGGGGAATGTTTTCAGCAAAGCTAATGAAGTTAATAGCTTGAGCTGAAGCACCTTTATGAGCTGCACCTGGTCCATAAATGACTCCTGATGAGGAGCAACCCAGTTGACTTTTAAAATGCCTCCCTCTAGTGGAGGCCAGACAGGTTTCCAAAGCATCACAGTCAGGTTGTCTGTTCTGCGTCTGTCACAGACAGAGCATAAATACTACTTTATTTTAGATACTCCTACACCTCTGACTGTAGGAGTgagtaaaaacagaataaaattgTGTGCAGTAATtaacacatgtacagtacagaacATAAACTGTGAGTTTCAGAAACAGCTCTTAATATCTCCCAGTCTCATATGGCTtcattctttgtgtttgttttatcatttggCAGcacattattacacattattcATCTTGACTTCAACTGCTGAGGTAATCAAAATATGATTCATTGTATCTTTGTAAAGGAAATTAATAATGAACCAAATATGtatgaaaaatacagataaaataagaCTCATATTGACTTTTAGTAAAATTTTTGCTTTAATAATGAAGTCCAAATTAAATGCGGAAAATGACTCCAAATGGAAACTGAAGGTAAACACCATTACAGCAAGGTCTCCACTTTAAATGACAGATGACAGGCTAGAGTCACCAGTCTGTTTGCATGAACATgaatcagtaaaatgttttgttctgaGTGATTTCCTTTTATTATGTTTGGCTCTGGCTTGGTTTAGTTTGactatttcttttattttttcactctgttcctctgtggttATGTGCGTTCATTGCTTTTTGTGGTATATTTTACTTTCCTTAAGTGCAGTTGTGACTTCTGTGACACACAGTCAGGTGagttttgtttccatttgtggcaaatattgtttttttatgtttatattcagAATTTTGTATGTTAtcactttattttaatgtagCACAGCACTGTAAATACATGcctgtgaaaatgaatgatgtACATCACCTCTCAGATGTTAGtgtctctgaacacacaaccTGACTGACTGTATAATGCTGCTTTAAGATAATTATTTTCAATTGTGCTTTCAATAGGAGAAATCTGGTGCAACAAACACGTGCAAGTGGTTTTCAGTAGCTGATCACCACTGgacagctgataaaaaaaaaagataaatgattttgtgtttttgtgtcaacACTATGCCAAAGACAATAAGTAAGTCTCTGTCATTTCTACATCACATCTCTTGAATTCAGACATCACATTCTatgtttgaaactttttttcttgtaacaTTTTGAAAGGAAGTGAAGTCAGGTGAACATCAGTGGTTACATTATTCAAGTAAATGGTAATATTCAAAGCCTACAGTAGAATCTAAAAGAAATTACTCATATTTCAGAGTAATTCTAGTTGAATGGTGTACCTGCGGATCCGTTCCACATCTGCATCTACGTGGACAGTTTCTTGTCTTCTGCTGATTAAACTAATTTGGTGTCTTCTAGGTTTGCAAACACTTGAAGAGACACTAAAAATCAGGTAGGAAACTCTGCTCTCAAATTATTTGTCTTCATAAATAAAGTTCCATCCTTCTCTGTTATTAGGAATAAAGGTTAGGAATAAAGCACCTTTCTCATGAGGTGGAAgtaagaggtcaaaggttacaTGAGCATCATCTTCAAGATGACAGCAGTGGCATAGGTTGAAAATTATTGGAGGACCTGGCTGTCCATTGTACTACTCAGTGATGGAATGTCCCTGTGAGAATTCACTggagaacaacagaaaaaacacatttaatgatCTATATGTGACATGTCAAAACCTCTTCATATCGGTCCAACATTATAGCATATCAGTGACTAtatgctgtaaatatttattttacaaagctGATAGCAAAGCAAAGAAAGCTGACCTGTGATCTGTCAAACAACATTAACCCACAGCACACTGTACATATACACAAGAGGAGCAGGGACCAGCACAACTAGATAACACTAAAATGAACCATAATCCCCTCATTGAAGAGAGTAACAGACATGTCAGATGTCACTGTGGTcaaacattaagaaaaacaaacatgggaAGTTGCATTATTCCCCAAAATGTATCAATTAATTTGTAACTAtaaatacatgtacatacatctACAGACATGTATTTCTTCTAGACCAGGTGAGGTGTGTAGTTAAGAGTTTATATTAAGTACAAGATAAAGAATGTGCTTTTTACCTTGTTTTTTGCACAGTCACCGTGAACAGACAAGTCCAAAGATCAGTATGATATGAATGAGTGGAATTCAACCTAAGGTTGTGTAACCTGTTGGACGAGGTGTTACTGTTACTGCCAAGTATGGATGGAACAACTTTACCTCAGGTTTATTATACAGAATACTTTccaaacattttaaagtgaataTGGCCATAATTCTGGGCGGGCTACACCTATGGTTACATTCATATctgaaaacatactgtaatgttttaagTAACAGGGTGGATTTAACTCATTTTCACATGAATGACATGAATACATAGCCACACTGAACACCTGTGCTTTATTTTACTATATTTTTGCAAAGTAATTCATAGCTGCATTTGAGTTTTAGAACCTATTCCATTACCTTGAGAAGAAATAACCCAAACACAAAGTTGATTTATTGAGtttattaaaactaaatttTCCATTCACAGTTCCAGCAAGTTACAGGGAGGGCAAAAATGAATACAATGGCTGTTTAATAATCAAGCTCATAGAAAGTGAAGTAAAAAACAAGTTCAGGTATCATAGGAATGTAAGCTTGTGTAGAAGAGATCAAGGTCTACTGGTCCAGTTGTCATCTTTAAAGGAGGACAAACTGTACTGAGCACCCTGTAAGCCATGGAGAAGGTGACCAGCATGCCCAGCATCCAGGACAGACCCCTGCTGGGCTGAGGCAGAGCACCAACGTAAGCAATGGTGTGGAAGATCCGCGAGCCAGTGAAGAGGCGGAAGTGAAGCAGAGCAGTCGAAAGTTCAGGGCCACTCAGAGCGTAAAGAAGACCGATCACCACGAAGGGGATTATGTTCTCCAGGTCATTCTGATGACAcctggaaaaacaacacaacaaatagTACAATATACTATACTGAAACATACTATTTGATTTATTATAGTGATAATAGTCCATCTGTTCAATATGTCAGTGGTCCCAAACAAATTCAGTATAACTGCATTTTTAGTAGAGTGAGATCCCCATCGGGATACAAATTATGGCAACAAGTCCTTCATCCTAAATTACCATTTAGTTAGTCTTCAGTGCTGGAGTGGAAGGCAGCTGGACTTCTTTTGAAAAAGCAACAACTATCCCTTTATGatgtgatatgatatgataacCATTTCAGTTAAGAGCATGACACTGTGGAACAGTGGAAACACGTGGAACTTTTTGTATGAAAGCTAGTGGTTAAAATAACTGTTTAATGTAGTAAAACTTGTTTTAGCTGCCTCACTCCAAATAATGTAAGTGCTTATACACTTCAAAACCAAtgtaagtaaaaaaagaaaaagaaaaaaaagtcatgtcaCTCTGATGAATTATCAGTGTGGTGGCAACATCTGCATTTCAAGACCAGGTCATCTCACCTTCGAACTCGTTCTACATCTGGATGGGCTCTCAGaagcttcttcctctcttctgcaGGTTTTCTGCTCACATCTTCATCATTAGCAAATGCCTAAATCGTAGAGATAATACATGCATTGACACAAAGTCTGAAGTGTTTACCTCTGCATACCCGAAAGTTCAAGAGAGGTTCAATACTATAGTGTAGAAATGCAAATACATGAAGAGAATACACAACTGTCGTTCGGTGAATATAATAATTAGtttgatttgtgattttgaacTTATTGTcatcatacttttttttctggTCATTCTATTTAACAGCCTGGGTTGTGCCTCAGACTGTGTGCatgacttttcattttgtaGTACTGTAGAACATAAGACATGGTGGATTTGGAGGGTGgagttttttctcttcttcctctttacCAGGATGAAAACCAACACAATTCTTTGAGGCTTTGAAGTTGTTAGGAGACTAATCTAAGCTAAACACATCCAGAAACCCTGTGCATACAATTATGGAAACCAATGTAAAACAAGACATATCTTGTAATGAGATGACAGATAATGAAGGCACTATTGTGTCTTACCCCTCTGGTGAGGCGGTAGTATGCAGTCATTGGCGCCATCAGCATCATCTTCAGAATGACAATAGCAGCATAGGTGGAGAAGGCCATAAATACATCATTCTCCATGAGCTTTTCCATCTCTGCTGGCTTACAGCTAGACAAAAAGGAAGAGGCAGGGCTTAGTTTTCCACTCTGTTTCATACAGTTTAAATTTCACATGATTTAAATCCATCTAGTTTAGAAATGAATATCCAATGCTCACAATcctaataaaacaacaaagatgaaAAGTCAACAAATTGCTGACAAAAGTCTTcaaaaatgttcctttaaacaCAATAAACTACTCATacactgttattgttaaggGTATACTTGTGTTTTAGATCTACAAAACAGAGAGCTGAATACTGTCTGAAAGATAATGTGAACACTCAAAGCTCTGCTGACTGATCAAACTACTTTttaactgtgtctgtggttttcaAAGTCAATTCAACACTCAGGGAGCCAAAAATCTATGAATGATCTATAAtcaaaaatatacaatacaatTTACATGTTAAGAGTGTGACTTACGTGGTGTGGTGACTCTTCAGAAATGGAGCAAGCCTGGACCTGCTGCACAAAAACAATCTGACCTGTCACCCAGAAACACCCAGAGGTGGGGCAATGACAGCACAGAGTGTATGAGTGTTACATAACAACCACATCCCATCATACCGATATAAAGAAATCAAAACGCGCTGCACATCtcaaatatttttgatgatAAATGACTTGCATTTGATTGTCTTTAGATTTCTCACCCTAACCCTAGCCACTGATGGTCTGATGCTGTTTACTCTCTTTCCTTGTTCATAGACCAACGTAAGAGatcaacagaaatgaaacaagcagaaagaaaaaataatacacTACTCTGTTAGCATCTAAAACTTAGCAAAAGACAGAACAAAGTCAAAATTgccacaaacaaatgcatttaatgAACCTTGTTGCCATTCTCGTTATAACTTTCTCTCTCCGTTTACCTTTAGTACTTATTTCTCTCTCCGTGTTCAGTTTCCGTTTCATCAGTTTACTTACTCTATCAATGTCTGTTCGTTACATGCATACAGTgtcttttcagaataaagttCCGTGTAGACAGGAAACAACTAAAtaagaacaataataatataacaaatGCATAACATATTAAGTGGTTTTACATGCAAGATAACACAAATGATTCCCTTATATGAAATTACCCTTTATAGAGCACTATGTACACTACAAACTTTACTGTTTTACCTTCCCCTTGTACTTACCACAGATACATTGCTTATTGGTTCACCTCTATTGTTCAGATTTTTATCTCTTAGATGTCTGGGCCCTCCATCTTTGTCCAACACAGTCTCTTGGACTCCTCCAAATCTCCACACAGATCTTGAATCCAGACACTGTCGTAGAGGTTTTCCCAAGTCACCAACCACTCAGAATTTTCACTAGCCATAAATTTGTAATTGagaagttacattttatttaagtaaagtTGACTGGTGTGCTACAATTGActtgaaaaactaaatatacAACCTTTTTAATATAAATGACCACTGTTAAGATCCAAATCAAGATGATATGAAGTACCAGTAAGTACCAGTAATTAAATACTCTGGTGAGGTATAGCTCCTTTagcatgaaaacatgcaacTGATTAGGGCGAAGACAGAGTCCCATTGTCTTGGGAGGATGAGTCTATCAGGGGAGAATGACTTACTGTCCATATCTGTCGCAACCACACTTGACTGACTTGCATAACTTGTATGAGGTGCGATCAAGATAAATTCAGGTTGTTTTCCTGCAAGGAAGGTTTCAAGTCTCTCTGCATCAACTTTCTGTAGAACTGCATGCTGCGCATTTTTGGCACCAATGGTATATTGGTCGCACTTAATTTGTCTGAGCCTTGTAATGCAATAAAGCAATGCAGACCATTAATGAAAGCATCTGTTGACAGATCATGTTTGCAGTGTTGGAACTTTTTAAACTTCTGGGGCTCCCAGTGGGAGTTCCAGAGTTTCCTTTGCTGGAGGGTTGTATTGTCTTATCCCACAGCAGTGGATGGGTGAATGTGGAACAGATGAGAAAGGAGCTGCACCACACCTATAGGGccagcacacacataaaaccagACACCTACAAACATGCCATGTGTGCATCTGTCTTCTGATTGGCCATGAAAGCATTTACTAAGCCTACCTGTGACTTGTGGGTGACCACTGGTGagtttctgacatttaatatcATACCTTTGCATTTGACCTGTGTTTTACCAAGTTGTGTGCGATAGGTGTAACAAGTCCTGACTGGCTTGTTGATGCATATTTATTAGGTCAGGTCAAGATTTACATTACTTTTGGGTAAGGATTTGTATTTAGGATGAGATGTAGGATTATTATACAATTAGAAGAAGTATGGACTTGAGTAATGCTCAAGGATCATGAATTGGTGTCACTTTAGACTTGACTTGACAAAAGACTTTCAGTTTATTTGGGTGATGTCATTGTGTCTGCCCCTGACTTTGCCACTCAATatatctaaaatctaaaatatccTGAGCAGATCTTAACACACTTGGTCCAGTGTGGCCTTAAATTGATGCACCAGTTCCAGTTCTCTGTACAGTTAATGTGGGAAGGTGAAAGCCATGTCAGAGTGGCCACAACCAAAAACCACCTAAGAGAGAGCAATCTCATTATTACTTCagggttaaggttaaggttataTCATCATTATTTCAGGTGAGTTGAATAACATTGATAATCTTGTTACaatccaatgttctgctggaAAACCTTGGATCCTGACATTCATGTCAGTGTTACTTTGACACGAACCATCCAccagcgtctcgagataacttctgttgtgaattggcgctatataaataaaatttgacttgacttgacttgacctaaacattgttgcagacccAGCACTGGAACAGGTTAGAGACACTGTGCAAACCCCAGAAGCCCATAGAATTCACTGCCAATGTCttaatgttaaatgaataaCATCCAAACAGACATCGTCTCTGTGAAGCTGCGTACAACCTGTTGTAAATTGATGTTTACAAGATGCAGGCTTAACTTTGCTGCACAGTGATAATTTCCCTTGGATCCCTTGATGTTTCATTAatccaaaaataattaaatttagACCACAAAACAATGTATATAATTTCCTGCATAATGCAATTTACAACTTACACACAATTCTATTTAAGAGTAactcagttattattattattattattactgttgttgttgttgttgctgttgttcaaATAGAACCTCCAAATTAATTTTTATGCATAATTttatatacactcacacaaacagtatgTCAAACATAAAGTTTGTGACTGTCTGCAAAGTATGGATCTCCATGATAATAATAGCAATAACCAGTTTACCAGTTGAAAATAGTTCATTTTTGTCAGGAGCTAccaatgatcaatacattatCATCACGTATCATGAAATGGAAGCTAAGCACCTCAAATGGATCTAACATATCAGCAGCCAGGCATCACCTTTGTGCAGTAGATTCCCTAAGTATAATAATGGCCTGTGATTTCCCACAAGAAGTAGTAATGGCAAAAAGCTGCATTGATTTCTCACCAGCCCTGCCAGTAATTGGGATGCTGGCTGTGATACGCTGCCATTGATTTCTTCTGGTAGCCAGGTTTTGCTGCTGGTGTAGGACAACAATGACTAAATAACAGCCTAGCCAATGATCTTAATGCCAGAAGCCACACACAGCTATTGATTTCATTACAGAATGCCTCCTAGGTTCAAGgaacatacatttttttattgatcAGTGGCGGTGTCTTACACATTACTTGCAGCACTGTCACATGCAGCCAATCAATGGCAGCAGAATGCTGAGTGCATTGAATTGCATAGGTACAGTGGGGTGCAATAAATTTGGCAGCATATAATCAGGGCTTGGAAGGTGACCCCCAACTGAGAGAATTGATAAGTGGGAGCATTTTTGCTGCAACCTGTGGGATAAATTGTAGATACAATGTGATTAACTTGTTCAATGGGGCTACATTTGACCCTATTCATTCCTATCTCTGTGGCCCAaaggcagcaaaaaaaaaagaaatcagaccAACACCCAGGCAGGGGAAACTTCTCAGATCCGATTGTAGTAATGATGAGTTGGGGGTAATTTGTTTGGCGTGAACCCCAGATAGATAAATTGTATCAATTGGATGGGCAAACAGCACAATAATGGACAAAACTATAATACCAGTGTTGGTTAATTTTTGTTGAACTGGAACATAATACAGTTGCGACCAGCTAATTTTCATGGGTTCTGGAGGGATGGGTGGAGGAGGGGCTTTTTTATGATTTAGGATATCAAGATGAATACAAACATGTCAActatacatttattattattattagttgaATTATAATTAGTTAGTTATTAGTATAATTAGGAATGCTGACTCAGCAGTCACACTTTTTAAACAACTACTTTGGCATACTTTTAACTAGAAACTTAATTTAAACAATTTCAGCTATTAAGcttacattcaactttttgatGTCTTGCATAGTTTTTGAATAATCACAGTTTATATTTAATGCTCATTTCTGGCAATTTTTGAATTTATAATGAGTGTACATTGGAGAGCCCCTCAGCTTTTTCTGAAACATTTGTGCTTCtgctcttctcctgcccacatcTTTCACTCCTCACACAATTTATACCTTCAATCGTAGAcatttttgtgctctgtcacactgtgCGACTAGTTAAGCCATAGCGTTACATTATTAATGTAAGGCCTGTAATACGCAGCAAGGTTACTGActtatcagagtaacttcaaGAGTAGCCTAGTGatgtcaggtgtaacttcccaATTAACCCACACTACAAAAGGTGGCTAGGTTCTACTCGGGTCTGCTGCCATGTTAATTAACactgcgtctctaaactgctccgagcaggTTAGGTTTGtggtttcctctgtgttcccaTCCTGTTGACTGAAAGAGGCTAACTCTGTAGTGGAGTGACTCCACCTCTCCactaaaaactcaaaaaaaatgaaaaaaaaaaatcatgtttattttcttttcctgaaagacaatataatgcatATAATACTACTATATACAGTACTAATGGTGGGAACTATCAATGCAGACCACTTTCTAgaaagattttatattttatcctGACTTTTTGCCAGGTGCACttgctgaggctgcagctgaaaattcTGTTAAAGTCAAGTAAATACTTAACACGTATCACATTCATATAGTACAGCCTAAATGcaccaggcagaacatcataAACAGTGAGTAACAGGTCATTTTCGGAACTGTGACCCACATGTTGTCTATAATCCAAGTACCCTAATAATTATCACATATATTTTGTGTacttacatctcatattacaaatTAAGATTGCAGAGAACATATGAtaagtctccctggctttgttgacacacacagcatgagaaaaaaaaaatctgattctgaCAACAAACAGGGGATAGACAGGactagaaacacacacaggagataaCTACAAATAAGACACAGATGTGGctgaaaaaagggaaacagaataatgacaggaaataaaacaccagCAACAAACCAGGTCAAATAattgcaaaataaaacaggaagtcacaacaaccacaatgaaCATGAGGGAGGGTGGATTTTCAAAATACAGCCAGATCACAAGAAATA containing:
- the LOC108897552 gene encoding microsomal glutathione S-transferase 1, whose translation is MEKLMENDVFMAFSTYAAIVILKMMLMAPMTAYYRLTRGAFANDEDVSRKPAEERKKLLRAHPDVERVRRCHQNDLENIIPFVVIGLLYALSGPELSTALLHFRLFTGSRIFHTIAYVGALPQPSRGLSWMLGMLVTFSMAYRVLSTVCPPLKMTTGPVDLDLFYTSLHSYDT